A window of the Parabacteroides merdae ATCC 43184 genome harbors these coding sequences:
- a CDS encoding tetratricopeptide repeat protein, with translation MKRVLLTVALCVAASASFAQKKVVNEAQSIAKGSNADFGEARTLIKGALENPETKDDAKTWYVAGFIEDQQFNAERAKQILGQQPNEPVMYEALYGILPYFQKAYELDQLPNEKGKVKPKYTKDIKSILSANHVYLFNGGAYYFDKQEYKKAYDFFNQYVEISELPMFAGTQTAEKDSTFMTVQFYAAAAASLAKDSRLAIAALERAKNTPYRQYDVYQYLCYEYGEARTAQDSVMLEKTFEEGMQVFPDSAFFLNNLINTYIYSNRNEKALEMLNVAIQKNPNDANLYNVMGRVYETGLKDYANAEKNFQIALEKDPNLTDALSNIGRIYYNQGVNKLSEANMINDSKKYQEELSMAKDLFKKALPYYKKAHEAEPEKMDNMIALRGIYYNLNMGPELEAIEAEMNK, from the coding sequence ATGAAACGAGTATTATTGACAGTTGCACTATGTGTTGCAGCATCTGCCTCTTTCGCACAGAAAAAAGTTGTGAACGAGGCACAGAGTATTGCGAAAGGAAGTAACGCAGATTTCGGAGAAGCCAGAACCTTGATCAAAGGAGCGTTGGAAAATCCGGAAACTAAAGACGATGCTAAAACTTGGTATGTAGCAGGTTTTATCGAAGATCAGCAGTTCAATGCTGAAAGAGCTAAACAAATTCTGGGACAGCAACCCAACGAGCCGGTTATGTACGAAGCTTTGTATGGTATTTTACCTTATTTCCAGAAAGCCTACGAACTGGATCAGTTGCCTAATGAAAAAGGTAAAGTGAAACCTAAATACACAAAAGATATCAAAAGTATCTTGAGCGCAAACCATGTATATCTGTTCAATGGTGGTGCATATTATTTCGATAAACAAGAGTATAAAAAAGCATACGATTTCTTCAACCAATATGTAGAAATATCCGAACTGCCAATGTTCGCAGGGACTCAGACTGCGGAAAAAGACTCTACATTCATGACAGTTCAGTTCTATGCAGCAGCAGCAGCTTCTTTAGCTAAAGATTCCAGATTGGCTATTGCCGCTTTGGAACGTGCTAAAAATACTCCTTATCGTCAATATGATGTTTATCAGTATCTTTGCTACGAATACGGAGAGGCAAGAACTGCTCAGGATTCTGTTATGTTGGAAAAAACATTCGAAGAAGGCATGCAGGTTTTTCCAGATTCGGCATTCTTCTTGAATAACTTGATCAATACATACATCTATTCCAATAGAAATGAAAAAGCATTGGAAATGTTGAATGTTGCAATCCAGAAAAATCCAAATGATGCAAACCTTTACAATGTAATGGGACGTGTTTATGAAACCGGATTAAAAGATTATGCCAATGCTGAAAAGAATTTCCAGATTGCTTTAGAAAAAGATCCGAATTTGACAGATGCGCTTTCTAACATTGGTCGTATCTATTACAATCAAGGAGTGAACAAATTAAGCGAAGCCAATATGATTAATGATAGTAAGAAATACCAGGAGGAATTAAGCATGGCAAAAGATTTGTTCAAAAAAGCTCTTCCTTATTATAAAAAAGCTCATGAAGCTGAACCTGAAAAAATGGACAACATGATCGCTTTGAGAGGTATCTATTACAATCTGAACATGGGGCCGGAATTAGAAGCTATTGAAGCAGAAATGAATAAATAA